actcaacaaagaagaaaatgaaacaaCGAAACacctaagtcttcgcgctccatagtcttcgcgcaatgtcttctcttgtcatagtcttcgaTGTGAATaacttcacataccaccattgtcttcaatgtcttcatacatttttaggggtcatctccggtaggtaaaccgaatcaatgagggactactacctgtgttatcctgcaattctcacaaacacattagtccatcaactaggtttgtcgtcaatactccaaaaccaactaggggtggcactagatgcacttacaacatCTTTATTTTTTCCCAACCGACCCAATGCATCTTATTTTCCTCGTTCTGCCTGTTCCACTAGTAGTGGCATATCAATTGACTAATCTCATCACACAAGGATTTTGTTAGGTCGAAACACGCCATCGCATATGTGGGAATTGCCTGAGCCACAGCCTTTACATAAATCTCCTTCCCCGCCATAGACAAACAACGATCCTCCCTCCCTGCAACCTCTCGATAATTTTATCCTCCAGATAAGCAAAGCATTTCTTCTTCGATTTTCCAATATAGGTTGGCAATCCAAGATACTTTCCCCCACTAGTTTCACATCCAAGTTGTAGCTCCTGCATAATTAAATTTTTGAAACTCTGACTTGCGTTCGCACTGAACATGACTGAAGATTTATCCTGATTAATCATCTGGCCCGAGCACTCTTCATACATTTGTAAAATAGCATTGATTGTTTGAGCTCCATGTGTGGACGCCTCCACAACTAATAGCGAGTCATCCGCAAAAAGCAGATGATTAATTCTTGGAGCTGTTGGTGCAAGCTTTATTCCTTTGAGTTGATCCGCATCATTTGCTTTATTGAGCATAGCTGATAATCCTTCCGCGCACAGTAGGAAAAGATACGGGGAAATAGAATCCCCCTGCCTCAACCCTCGCCCCGGCACAACCACATCTGAGATATCTCCATTCACTCTGAACCGATACAAGACAGTCTTGACACACTTCATAGCTGCACAAACTCATCAATAAAACCCATCTTCTTCATAATGCCCTCAAGGAACGACCATTCCACCCGGTGCGTAAGCTTTACTCATATCAAGTTTGAGCGCCATGTACACATCTTTGCCTCTTCTCTTTCTCCTCATGAAATGGGTCATCTCGTAGGCAAGTATAGTGTTGTCAGAGATTAACCGACCTGGTACAAATGCACTCTGGTTTGCTGAGATGATTTCATCCAATATGTATTTGAGCCGGTTAGCAATAACCTTGGACACAAGTTTGTACACCACGTTGCACAGGCTAATAGGGCGTAGATCTTTGATACGATCAGGATTCCGAACCTTTGGGATTAACACAACAATTGTTTCATTCCATCCCTCCGGTATACTGCCGCCACGCAACACATGTAACATCTCCTGTGTCACAACATCACCCACCGTACTCCAAAACCTCTTATAGAATATAGCTGGCATACCATCCGCACCAGGGGCCTTGAGGTCTCCCATTTCATCTAGAGCTCGTTTCACCTCCTCTGCTGTGTACTCTCTTCTCAACAAGTCATTCATTTGAGATGTCACTTTTGGTTCAACTGCTTGTAACGCCTGGTTAAAATTGAGGTCTGCCATAGGGGCAAACAGATTAAAAAATGATTAGTAATAAGGGCCTTCAAACCATCCTCTCCTTTCACCTCCACTCCATCTTCCCCAATGAGCTTTTCaattctgttttttttctttctttctggcCGATGCATAGTTGTGGATTAACCGCAGTTTATGGATAGGAAGAAGAATTTTGATTCGAAGACGTGCTCCCTAGCCTGCCGGCCTTCCCACCCGACCTCCCCTCTTTTCTGTTCGTCCCCCCTCCCCCTATCGCATCGTCTTTCTTCTCGCCTACTGGTTCCTTGCCTCCTCTGCCCCCATCCTTCTCTTCCCTCCGCCGCGTTCTCCCTTCCTCCTCTTACCCCGTATCCGCATCACGCGCCTCGCCGCCCTGTCGGTGCCTTACAAGCCGGTCCACCGTCAGAGGAGGAGGATTCGTGGAGGACAGGATGGAGGTGGGTGAGATGGACGACGTGCAGGCGGTGGGAGAGCAGGTCATCAGCAGCAGGGGCGGCTCCGTGCTCGGGAAGAAGACCATCCTCAAGAGTGACCACTTCCCCGGCTGCCAGAACAAGCGCCTCACCCCGCACATCGACGGCGCGCCCAATTACCGGCAGGTTACGTCTCAACCTCCTCTGAATTGTACGATTTCCTGGCCTCATTCCCCGAGTTTTCGAGAAAATCGTGCCAATTTGGGAGCGTGGTTGGTTGGCTCTGTTTTCTgagcgacccccccccccccccccccccccaaacaaaaaaaaaaaaaccccAAAGGACCTGCTTTTTAGCGTTGTCATGCTTTCTTAGCTGTCTGTTTGTTACGTACGTATCTCAGCACAATGTAGGCTTTGAGTTTCAAACAGTGTTTTTGTGCTTTTGGGTGTTAACTGCTGTGCCTTCGTACAAAATGCATTTGTAAATGTACCTCTGAGTTTTGCAATAATCTAGCTTCCTTTTTGACGGGATTCTGTGAATTCAACGTGATGCCTAGGTTTTCAGCATCCTTCAAATCTATTCCATATGTCCGGTCTTGATGTTTTACAAAGGTGTCATgtcatctactccctccgttcctaaatatttgtctttctagagatttcaaatggtcaccacatacggatgtatatagacatattttagagtgtagattcactcattttgttccgtatgtagtcaccatttgaaacctctagaaagacaaatatttaggaacggagggagtactcatTATCACCGTTTTTTTTTCAGGCAGGATCACTGCGTGTTCACGGTGTTGCAATGCCGACAATGGAAGGAATTGTGAATGTGCTAAATCACATTGGGGCACAAAAGAAGGGAAAGCAAACCCGAGTTCTATGGCATAGTCTTCGGGAGGAACCAGTAAGATAGCTAATTACCATATTAGAGTCTTTGTGCAAAATATGCAAAACACAATGCTTATCACTTTGAAAACTATGGAAATTTACAATGAGCAAATAATGGATGCTCAGCTGACCAGAATATCAAGTTGCAACTCTCACTGAATAGATGCAAATAAATAGAGAGTGGCAGGGAAGTGGTCTTTCCACGAACATTAAACATGTTATCTAATGTCTATACATATGATAGAAGCTAATTTTCTGTTATATGTTTAATATCTATACAAAATCTATATGTTCCATTAATCATGTCTCTATAGAGGCCTTTGACTTCAATTTTTTGGTTTATCTGAGACACATGTCTAAACCATATGTACTTTTCAAAATTTGTTGTGGTTTTAGCAGCATTTTGCTTAAATTTGAAATTTCAGTGGAGTGTCTCTTGAACAGGTTATATTATATACCATGTATGCTCTAACTCATATGTTATGTCTTTTGTTATCACATCTAGTAATATGTGTTTTTCCACTAATATTACACAGGTTATCTATATCAATGGTCGCCCTTTTGTTCTACGAGATGCCGAAAGACCCTTCTCAAACCTTGAATATACGGTTTGCTTCGACACCTGACTTTGATAATTATTTTGCGTGCATTTTCTGATAATTTATGGTTTACCAAATTTACTGTTATGTTACAATCTCATTAATGTCTTATATTGGAGATAGTTGTCCTGGTAAACTTCCACAGTGGAAGTTATGACACAAATGTCCTTATACCAATGCTATTGCTTTGTTTAAAGAGATTGTGACGTTTTGGTGCAGAGGTGTTAACTATAGCTTCTTAGGGATTCCTGTCGATTTGGGTATTTCCAGTTACATGTAGGCTATACAGTTGAGCCATCCCATCGAAGATACCTTGTTGATGTCCATATAGCTTCCATTTTATTTTCCTTCTAACTAATATTAATCCTTGACTTTTGCTAATATAATATAGGGAATCAACCGGGAGAGAGTCGAGCAGATGGAGTTTCGTTTGAAAGAAGATATTCTTCAGGAAGCTTCAAGGTACATTACTAGCAAGATAAACTACTTCCCTGTTTACTTCGAGCAGATTTTTATAATGCAATATTTGATGGTGCAGATATGGGAATAAGATCCTAGTTACTGATGAGCTGCCGAATGGTCAGATGGTGGACCAGTGGGAGTCAGTGATATCTGATACAGTTAAGACTCCACTTGAGGTAACTCCATGGTTGATGATTTAGAACATGCCTCTTACCTCTCCTTGGTATTTTTGAGAAAACTTAATTCATCTGCAGGTCTATGAGGAGTTACAACATCAAGGATACCTTGTTGATTACGAGCGTGTTCCTATAACTGATGAAAAAGCTCCGAAGGAAGGGGATTTTGATAACCTGGTTAGTTTTATGTGCCGCCGTTAGGTTCTCCACCTAACTTCTCGTCCCAATGTCTGCACTATATTTGCTGTAAAATTGAACCTTCACTCGTCCAGGTTGCCTGTCTACCACGAGATCTGTGTGTTAGTCACACTATTTCTATATGCTTTAACTTTCAACTATTTTGACACAGTTAGTAGGAAACACATTTAGCAGGGATTGCATTCTCTGCAGACAATCAGCTATTGCAATAATAAAAATACTGAGATTGGAAAGTATGTTACATAGAATTAAATTTCCTTTGATGTGTCTAACAGGTACATCGAATCTCTCAAGTTGATATGGAGACTGAAATTGTATTTAATTGTCAAATGGGGAGGGGACGGACTACTACCGGCATGGTCATATCTACGTTGGTTTACCTAAATCGGATAGGAGCTTCAGGTGAGCACCGTTGTTACCAGTTTGTTATATAGAACTAGTCAAGAAATATAATGCTCCACGTGCACAATTATATGATTGTCAAGTGTTTTGAATTTTCACGAGATTATTTAGTATTTATATACTGATGGCAACTGAAAGCCTGCTTGATGCATACTTGTCTGACTATATGGTTATCACATTATGCGCTTATAGTTTACGCCTATACTTGGATTTTCAGATATTTAACGTGTGCGGTGCTTTCTGCTGCAGGTATCCCAAGGACAAGTTCAATTGGGAAGGTTTTCTATGCTGGAAATGATGTAGATGACTACAGTCCTAGCTCAGAAGAAGCAATTCTCAGAGGAGAATATGCTGTCATTAGGAGCTTAGTCCGAGTTCTGGAGGCAATAATCTGAATATGTTAAACTGTTCTCCTTTTAACTTAGTTTCTCTCAGTAGTGACTTTGTGTCTGATATTTATGCAGGGTGGTGTTGAAGGCAAAAGACAGGTGGACAAAGTTATTGACAAATGTGACTCTATGCAGGTATGCCGTTTTATGTCCTGATAACTCAATTCAAGCAACCTTATCAAATTGTTTCATGTTTGTGCTTGCTGTCCTTGTGAACAGAACCTGAGAGAAGCTATTGCAACCTACCGCAATAGCACTCTTCGGCAACCTGATGAGATGAAACGGGAGGCATCACTTTCCTTCTTTGTGGAGTACTTGGAACGTTATTACTTCCTCATATGTTTTGCTGTCTATGTACATTCGGTGAGCTCTGCTCACCAAGCAACATCTTCAGGAGTTAATTTTTCTGATTGGATGAGAGCAAGACCTGAACTGTACAGCATTCTTCGAAGGTGAGCCATGGTACTTTCGCATACGAATGCCAACAGTTCATAGCTTGTAAGAGTGTATCTGGCCCAAACTTTGTTTCCTTTGAGACACAAGACAAGTCTTAATTTTTTACCCTCCTTGTTGTTCCACTTCATTGAATAGTAGGCTGAATGTGGATATTCAAAGAACTGCTATCTGCTTACTTTAGTGCATTTTTTCTTTGTAATTGTTTTCTTTTGTAGTTTATTTGGAATGATTGCTAGGTTGCGCTGACATTTCTACTAGGCAGTCCCCATGTTCAAGACATTGGTGCTTGAGTGTCGAGTCATGTAGCAACTATGTCTCCTATCAAACAGTTAATGCCATGTCAGTTTACATGCATTTTTTCCTCAAGTTATTGTCTTGCTATAAGAATGAATGCCAATGGTTAATTGGCATCAATTAAGAATGAAGGCCAGACACTCAAGTTTAATAACTGAACACAGCTCCATCACCCTGCTATATTTAATGAGTTTTATGCAGCATTGCCATTTTGAATAAATACATAACTACAACTTGTTGAATTTTGGTAACCCAGTTTGTGATTTACATCAAGTGAAATTTGTTAGGAAATATGCAACTGATATTATTGAGAGGCCAAAGCCAGCAGGCCCACCAGCGGCCTAAGCAAGCCGATCTAGCACGGGCCTGGAGAATAGCACGCACGCCTGCCGATCTAACGATTTAGCAGGCACGCACACACAACATGGATCACGGGACCCTGACGCAGTCAACGCACGCAAGCCTGCGGTGGTGGAGCACGGAAACCGGCAGCCGGCGGCCAATCTTGGGCGGGAACCAGGCGCCGCGGACGACAGCCTGGGCGGGAACAGGTGGCCGGCGGCCAAATTTGGAGGAGAGCCGGCGATCTCAGCGGCACACGATCTGGACGAAGCCTGCGGTGGAACCGGAAGCCGGCGGCTGATCTTGGGGGAACCGGGCGCCGCGGACGGCAGCCTGGGCGGGAACCGGTGCCAGCGGCCAAACTTCGACGAGAGCTGGCGATCTTTGAGCTGGGCGGCGCACGATCTGGACGTGCAGGGAAGCCGTGAAGAATCCACAGACCGGTAACTTGGGTCTGCTGGCGTTGACGAGACAGGAGCAGCAGCTGGTGGGGAGAGAAGGAGCGGATAGCCGGGAGAGGAGAGCACCGGCGTCCAACGGGGAAGGGAGGTGCAGCAGCGGCCGGTGAAGAAAACAATGGCGGCGCAAAATTGGATCGAGAGCACGAGTTGCGCGTGCGGGAAAAAACCCTaagctctaataccatgttaggaaaTATGCAACTGATATTATTGAGAGGCCAAAGCCAGCATATATACACATACATGAGGATGCCAAAAGGCTACAAGAGGATGCCAAGAGACTAGAATGCAAAAGGTCAAAAGACATCGCTAATATAACTCTAACAAAATTAATAGGTACAGGTAAAAAGGTTAACATCTTGTACACCCTTCTGGCATTTCACAGATGCTTTGTTATATCCCCACCTTCCCACTCATTCTCGCAGCTTCTCCCGTGTAAGTCATATGATATCTTAAACACACTAATGTctgccaaacaccatattgatcTAACTCGAGACATAAATCCTAGCAAGAATGTTAGAGGAAAAAACAAACtagtatatactccctccgtcccataatgtaagatgtTCTTGTATCCACAAGGGTGACCATCAGACCACAGGCGCGATTTGTATTTTGCAGCTCAGTAATTCTTTAGGTCAtgacatgtactccctctgtccgaaaaagcttgtcccaagcttgtccctcaaatggatgtatctagcactagatacatccatttgagggacaaggtttttcagacggagggagtatctgaATAATTACCACAACTGTAATTTGCCATTCAAATTCTGTGCTTCTTTAGTCCATGGCCTATATTTGAAGAATTATCTTTATTGTCAGAATTAAATGGAACTATTTAGTTTCTTACCAGGGCTTGGAATTACTAAACGGTAACTGCTTGGTTAACTGGTTTCTCCAGTTTCCATGTAGATTACCTACCCCAGCCCACCACCAATCTGCCGCAATTGCATGCATGATTGGCGCCACATTCCTTGATGGTTATATTCTACTTATCAAAGTGTTAAAATAAAATGAAATGTGCTAATTCAATTCTGGTCCAGTTTTGTGCTAAAAAAATGAACTGTTGGTTTTGTTGCAAAAACCGAAACGGGTCAGGTTCCAGCTTTCAGCATAAAATTGTAATCATAATTGTTCCAAATATCGGCTAGTTAATCGGCATCTCGGTCAGTTAGTCACTACTTGGTGGGTCATCGAATAGCTGATTAACTGATTTATCGGCCGATTAACTAATTTATCAGTGATTAACTGGAAAATTCGCCTATTTATCTCTACTGAGCACGCGACCAATATGGTACCAgttaccgatatcctgaacactGGATCATATATCAATATGATCCATTATAACGTTACATTAGTGATCATCCCCAGCTCACTGATAATAAATTAATAATTTAGGGCCCGTAGCCGCTTCTGTAACATCTTTGCACTTCAGTTTAAGAGCATTTCAGAATTCCATAGGAGCATTCATTGCAGTTAGCCCTAGCTCACAATGCAACTTTTGTGTTTTGTTCACATGGGTCATTACTAATGTGACATAGAAGGAAGAACAAACAAGTCTATATTGCCATGATAAACTATCCGCATGCCGCCAATCTGTGTACTTTATCTCTCACTGTAAAacactagtcaatgtgtacgtgcaatgcacgttaatttagaagtatattaagtgcatgcggatattaagtaggatattatttgcatgttattatgtgattagcactatattTGACATGAAATTAACTGTACGCTAAATGTGTTGAGCACTTGACATTGAAGCACtctaggtcgttggattgacatgatttgatggccgagattaattggatctgcccctttgggtctttttatattggtatagattAGTAAGGACGCTTTCTGTTGCACAGTTAATACTCGAGAACACCATATTAAAAATACTATTTATAATAGTACCAGCAAAAAGTGTTTAATTTTCTGTTTATGGGTTCTTGTTGCATTATTTGACATAACCTGAAAGTCATTTCATATTTCAATATATTCAGGCTGCTGAGGAGAGATCCAATGGGCGCTCTTGGTTATTCAAGCTCAAAACCCACTCTTCCAAAAATTATTGAATCTGCTGATGGGCGCCCACATGAGATGGATGTTGTTGCTGCCATGAGGAATGGAGAAGTTCTTGGACGTCAAACTGTTTTAAAAAGTGATCACTGTCCAGGGTGTCACAATCTTAATTTGCCTGAAAGAGTTGAGGGTGCACCTAATTTCCGGGAAATTCCGGGGTTTTCAGTCTATGGTGTTGCAAATCCTACTGTTGATGGCATTCGGGCTGTTATTCAGCGAGTTAGTACAAGCAAGGGAAATCGGCCGATACTCTGGCATAATATGAGAGAAGAGCCCGTCATTTATATACATGGAAAGCCTTTTGTGCTACGAGAAGTAGAAAGACCGTACAAGAATATGCTGGAGTACACGGTATGTTCCATTTCCAGTTGCCTCTATGGATTTATGGCAGATAGTTGGTGCTATGATTTTTAGTGTTAGTATAAACAAAATAACTTCATATGACAATTTTATATGCAATTTCCATGCATTGCTTCTCCAACTTCATTTTCTCTCTCTGAATAGTAACGTGCACTAACCGCACAAGTTATAGCACTTAACGTGATGATTAATTTGAATCCACAACTAAGTTACCTTTATTTCTGCATATGCTTTTGTACGAGTACTGAGGTTGAAGGTGCTGTCGGGTgtccaaaggccttgtgctgatACTATTTGTCTGAAAAAAAATCTGCTCATTTATTCAGACCATTAAAATGTGAACTTGTCAATTATAATGTCTAAACATGTTCAGTACTTGAATAAACTACTTGTTGTGGCTTGTGGGGCTTGGTTCACATTGGGTTGATCAGCTCTCACATCTTGCATAGCCTTCTCTAGGCTGACCTGTCCCTCAAGACTCAGACTGTATCTCAGCATTCTAATCACACCTAAACTAATTATTAGTCTAGTATAGTAACATTTTCATTgaatgtgatatgtgatatgctATCCTGTACTTTCCGTGAGGAACATTTAGTGGTCTAAATCAGATAAATGCACTGATATCAGGGGATCGGTCGTGATAGAGTTGAGCGTATGGAAGCTCGGTTGAAGGAGGATATTTTACGAGAAGCAGAACGGTATGATGGGGCAATAATGGTTATTCATGAAACCGACAATGGTGAGATCTTTGATGCATGGGAAAATGTCAATAATGAAGCTGTTCTGACTCCACTGGAGGTATACAAATGTTTGGACTCTGAAGGCCTTCCAATCAAATATGCACGAGTGCCCATTACCGATGGTAAGGCCCCCAAAAGTTCAGATTTTGATACGGTAGCCTTTAATGTCGCAGCTGCTTGCAAGGATGCTGCTCTTGTATTCAACTGCCAGGTACTACAACTTATCTCTTTTCTGGGCAAGAATTCTATACTTGTTGTTTGAGAAAAGTATTGGCTCTTCATATCATAGGCTTCAAAACCTTAGATTTTAACATTGTGGTCTTATAGATGGGCAGGGGCAGAACAACTACTGGCACTGTGATTGCTTGCCTGCTCAGACTTCGAATCAATCACGGCAGACCTATTGGAATGCCAGCCATCCAAAATAATCATGAAGATACAATTGATGCCGATTACTCAAGCGGAGAAGAAACAATGGACCACAATGGTCACTTGAATTCAGAATCATGGAAACCTCACACTTTGACAGAGCTACACCCTAGATTTGACATTAATGACATCCTTCTGTTGCGAAAGATTACAAGGCTATTTGACAATGGGATTGAGTGTAGACAGATTTTAGATACTGTTATTGACAAGTGTTCAGCTTTGCAGAACATCCGCCAAGCTGTTTTGCAATACACAAAGGTGATTagtcaacaaaatatggagcCAAGAGTTAGGAGAGTCGCATTAAATCGTGGTGCTGAATATTTGGAGAGGTACCTGAAATTAATTGCATTCTCGGCATACCTCGGGAGTGAAGCATTTGATGGTTTCTGCGGGCAAGGAGAAACAAAGATCTCATTTAAAAATTGGCTGCAACAGCGTCCGGAGATCCAAACCATGAAATGGAGCATAAGACTGCGACCTGGGCGTTTTTTCACTGTACCTGTAAATATCTTTCTCTTCTCTCCAAAGCTTCATTTGGGCACTTTGGAGGCATGATGTTACTAAAAACTATTTGCCATCTGCAGGATGAGCATAAAGCAACATGTCAACCTCTGCAAAGTGATGTAACGATGGAAGCCATCGTGAAAGCCCGTAATGGTTCTGTTCTGGGAAAGGGATCCATACTCAAAATGTATTTTTTTCCTGGGCAGAGAAGGTCAAGCAGCATGAACTTCCGTGGTACACCACATGTTATCAAGGTATCTAACTGTGCAACTAACCAATGTGAACTCCATATTTGCTCGCTAGATGTATATACAGTTCTATCATTATTATccttatttatttctgtgagttAAACCTTCTATGTTATTCAAACATTCTGACCCATAAGGGTAGCTAAACTTAGTGTAAGAATTCAGGCTTCTATTGTAAAATTTATCTTACTAGTTCACACCATGTGCAGTGCTCTATTAGGACCGCAAACCCTTTTGTTTTTTAGGAATCACCGGTGGGGTGGGGATTGAGACTAGAGTTTCCCCACCTGAATATACTACTCAAAGTGGATCTGAAATACAAAAAGAGTGTTACATAGGCACATGAAATTACAGACTTGAGGAGATAGTGAGCTGGGGCTGAACACAGCAGTGCTATTTTCTGAAGCTGAGGTTTATATGTAGTACATAGGCAAGTCGGTTGCTAAACCAACAATGCAGCTCTAGCAGCTACCAGTACAGGCAAGTCTAATTGACCACCTAGATGTCAGCATTCATACTGTCTTACAGACTAAGAAAGGCTAAGCCGACTTATACTATACTAGCTAATAAAGTAGAAGGCACAAGTGATGCACCGGGTTATGGCTAGTGTGCCTGATCTTCACGAACTGGAGGTGGAGTAGGGAAGAACATGAAGACCTCAGGAACTAAGGTGAAATGACAAGCAATCACAAGGGGAACATAAGATCCTCTAGCCAACACACACATTATATAACCAAAATCTACACAAAGAGGTCCAATTGATCCAACAACTCCAAAGGAAACAGGTAAGACAAGAGTAGATAGTTCGTCTCAAATCCTAAGAGAACGGGGTCTTGTGCTTCATGGAAGCCTTCACCTGGAGGTGGTCTTTAACTCCTCGGAGTCTTCTCCACCAGGGAGGTCTTGATTCCACTAGGGGAGGatagatgagcaaagctct
This genomic window from Aegilops tauschii subsp. strangulata cultivar AL8/78 chromosome 4, Aet v6.0, whole genome shotgun sequence contains:
- the LOC109757724 gene encoding uncharacterized protein isoform X3 — protein: MEVGEMDDVQAVGEQVISSRGGSVLGKKTILKSDHFPGCQNKRLTPHIDGAPNYRQAGSLRVHGVAMPTMEGIVNVLNHIGAQKKGKQTRVLWHSLREEPVIYINGRPFVLRDAERPFSNLEYTGINRERVEQMEFRLKEDILQEASRYGNKILVTDELPNGQMVDQWESVISDTVKTPLEVYEELQHQGYLVDYERVPITDEKAPKEGDFDNLVHRISQVDMETEIVFNCQMGRGRTTTGMVISTLVYLNRIGASGIPRTSSIGKVFYAGNDVDDYSPSSEEAILRGEYAVIRSLVRVLEGGVEGKRQVDKVIDKCDSMQNLREAIATYRNSTLRQPDEMKREASLSFFVEYLERYYFLICFAVYVHSVSSAHQATSSGVNFSDWMRARPELYSILRRLLRRDPMGALGYSSSKPTLPKIIESADGRPHEMDVVAAMRNGEVLGRQTVLKSDHCPGCHNLNLPERVEGAPNFREIPGFSVYGVANPTVDGIRAVIQRVSTSKGNRPILWHNMREEPVIYIHGKPFVLREVERPYKNMLEYTGIGRDRVERMEARLKEDILREAERYDGAIMVIHETDNGEIFDAWENVNNEAVLTPLEVYKCLDSEGLPIKYARVPITDGKAPKSSDFDTVAFNVAAACKDAALVFNCQMGRGRTTTGTVIACLLRLRINHGRPIGMPAIQNNHEDTIDADYSSGEETMDHNGHLNSESWKPHTLTELHPRFDINDILLLRKITRLFDNGIECRQILDTVIDKCSALQNIRQAVLQYTKVISQQNMEPRVRRVALNRGAEYLERYLKLIAFSAYLGSEAFDGFCGQGETKISFKNWLQQRPEIQTMKWSIRLRPGRFFTVPDEHKATCQPLQSDVTMEAIVKARNGSVLGKGSILKMYFFPGQRRSSSMNFRGTPHVIKVDGYPVYSMATPTVDGAREVLSYLGCKDTTGRDIIQKVVITDLREEVVVYIKGTPFVLRELDQPVDTLKHVGISGPMVENIEARLKEDILSEVKQLEGRLLLHQEEFNTATNQCSVLGYWEHIDLEDVMTPAEVYSTLRDQGYCIDYKRIPLTREREALAADVDSIQSSINESSRYYLFISHTGYGGVAYAMAITCLRLGADAKFVMEQTAETHFVSSSLTKSVSVKTFTDIALRQGDYRDILNLTRALIHGPKSKEEVDKVIDRCVGAGDLREDILQYRKALRDCSHDDDDDEARSYLMDMGTKALRLTRLGLVRLDQAFSLGSLLPLISLA